GTTCGGTGCGCGATAACCCGTCAAAAAACGCGACGGTGACAGGGAAGAAAATGATCAGGGCCGCCATTGCGATTTTTGAGCCCAGGCCAAAGCCCAGCCATAATACCAGAAGCGGTGCCAGCGCAAAAAACGGGATCGCCTGCGACACCAGCAGGATCGGCATCAGCCAGAACCGGACGGGTGCAAAAAGTGCCATCGGCAGGGCCGCCAAAGCCCCCAATGACGCCCCGGCAAAAAGCCCGATCACGGTTTCGGCAATCGTGTATCTGGCATGGTCAAGCAACACGTCATGACGCTTGATCAGGGTCAGCCAGACTTCATAGGGGGCGGGCAGCATATATTTCGGTGCGCCGGTCACAGACACAACAATCTGCCATGTCGCGATCAGGGCGGCGATGATGATGAAAGGCCGGGCGAGTTTCAGCAGGCGCCATTCGGTAAGCGGGGTGCGGGATGTCTTCGTCATGCCGTGCCCTCCGCCCGGTTGAGTTCTTCGGCGGTGGCGCCAAGCTGACGGAGCAGTTCGGCCTGATGGCGGAGTATTTCCGGATCGGTGACATCGCGCGGGATGCTGCCCGCCGGAAGCATGGCGTCACTCAGGACCGCGGGGGTACCACGCAGGACATGAACCCGGTCGCCAATCCGAAGGGCTTCGAGCGGATCATGGGTGACCAGCAAAACCGTTTTGCCACGCAATACCCGTGCCGCAAGGTCCTGAAGGCGCATGCGGTTAAGCGGATCAAGGGCCGAAAACGGTTCATCCATCAGGACAACCGGCCGGTCTTCCATCAGGGTGCGGGCAAGGGCAGCGCGCTGTTTCATCCCGCCGGAAAGTTCGGCCGGGCGCAAATGTACCGCATCCGATAGCCCGACCTTGGCAATCAGCGCATCGGCGCGCGCAAGATCGGGGCGTTGATTGCGCAGCACCGCCCCCAGCACCACATTTTCCCGGACACTCCGCCACGGCAGAAGCAAATCCTGCTGCGCCATATAGGCAACCCGGCCGAAAAGCGGCTTGCCATCCGAGCAGGCAATATCCCCGCCCACCTCGCCATCAACCAGCCCGGCGAGATAGCGCAACAGCGTACTTTTGCCGACACCAGATGGGCCCAGCAAACAGGTGATGCTGTTGGCAGGTAAACTCAGATCAAGATCATGGAAAATATCGTCGCCGTTAAAGGCCACGCGACCACCGCGCAGATGAACATCAAACGGCGTTGTGTTGCCCGGCATAACGGGGGAATTTGGGGAGGTTGCCGGTTTCGGCACTGATTCTGTCTTGCGCATGCGATCCTTCCTACGCCGGTCTTAACCGGTTCAGGTTCAAAGGGTCGTCCGGCAACACCGAACCTCTCAGCCGATTCACGATCGGCCCCCCTGGAGATGACGGGACTATGCGCAGATCATGGCGGGACGTCAAGTATCGTTGTTGAATGTTGATATCCGCGTAATGGGACAAGCGAAATATATACCAAAGTTTATAGGGCTATCCTATGCCATGGTGCTCAAAAGTGGAGGTTAATATTTCAGAGTATAAGTAATAAGAAATTTTTTTAAAGTATGTGTTCTAATGTGTGACGGTTGTCACTCATTAAAAGGATTAATGACTGTAATCAAAGCAAATGAATGTTGGTGGGATTCATTGGCGTCGTGCTTTGATATGGTTTCATTGAACTTTGTTGTAAATGAGTTTTTAGGAATATTTGCGTCGGGCGCTGATCTTTTCGGTGCGCCGAACTGCGAAGAACATGCTTGTGCGGCTGTGCGCTATGCAGAAGTCCGGAAAAGCTGATGCGTATCCGGTGTGCCTTAGTGATGTGCGGATTGCTGGCTTTCTATGCGGATAAGTCTTATGCGCAACAGGTGCCTGAAGCCGTCCAAAAATCAATAGAGCAAGAGCAAATCCGTCAGCAGCAGCGCGATTGGGATTTCAATACGCAGCCACAAAGCAGGCCCGATATCAGGTTGGATGCACCTGTACCCAAATCCAAAGATGAGGGGCAGCCTGTAGGGCCGTGTTTCCCTATCGAGACTACGGAAATAGAAGGGCTGGAGGGTTTGGATCTTGTGCCGGATACTTTCGACCGCCTGAACGGCGAATGTATTCGATTGAATGATCTGAACGATTATCTGAACGAGATGAACGCATTTTATGCGGATCGCGGATATATAACGACACGTGTTTATTTGCCAGAGCAGGATCTTTCAACCGGCATTCTGAAGATACTAATAATTCCCGGTAGAGTTGAAGGATTTGATTATGAAGGCGGAGAGCCCGCCGACTCTCGGATTTATTCGGCATTCCCGCTCAAGGAGGGGGATATCGTTAATCTCCGGGATATTGAGCAGGCATTAGAAAACTTTAATTCACCGCGATCTCAATCAGGGCAGTTCAAGCTATATCCGGGCGCGCAGCAGGGTACTTCGATAATTCGTCTGTCGGCGGCAAATGAACTGCCCTTTGGCGGAAATATCACTTTTAATAATTTCGGCTATAAAAACACAGGGCGCCAGAAAACCGGGGGAAGTCTTTATTACGACAACCTTCTTAACCTGAATGACACGATCCAGATAAGCGCGTCCTCTACTGTTAAAGGGCTCACGTCCAGCGATACCTATTCCAGAAGTACAAACGGCAGCTATTTTGTTCCTTTTGGAAACTGGAGTTTCAATGTTGGAGCAGGATACAGCGAATACGGTTTTATCCTGCCCGCCATCAATCAGAATCTGCCGGTTTATGGTCGAAGCCATTGGGTTTCGACGGATATTCAACGCTTAATTTGGCGCGGAGAAAACGCCAAATTTTATGCCGTTGCCGGGCTTGAAACTTCGCGATCCAGAAATTTCCTTGATGATTTTGAAGTCGTTGTTCAGAGGCGTTTCGCAACCAAGTCAAAATTTGGACTAAGCGGGCGCCTGAATTTCGAAAATGGCTATCACGATTGGTCTGTTAACGCGATCCGCGGATTGGATGCGCTTGGTGCAGAGCCGCCACTTGATCCGGATATCGATCCTGAACCCCTGTTGTTCACTGCAAGTTCTGCGCTTCAAGCCAGTTTTGCAGAGGGACAGGTGCGTCTTGGTCACCAAATCAATGCTCAATACTCTGAAGATAATCTCGCGAGTTCTGACAAGTTTGCAATTGGTGGCGGGTATTTCAGCATCCGCGGTTTCAGAGAAGACAGTTTGTCCGGAAGGTCCGGAATATCGACACGCAACGATCTCAGCTATCGCATTTTTCAAGACAATGACGCGAGTGCCGACGTCGTCTGGGGACTGGACGCCGGTTATGTCGAACTAAGCAAAGATGATCGCGAAACCTATGACGCCCCCTTGCTTGTCGGGACGTCACTTGGGCTGCGGGTCAACTTTTTGGGTGCTTTCAATCTTGATCTGGTCGTTGCCCGGGCTCTTCGCAGACCCGAGGCCTTTACGGATTCCGGAATAATCAAATACGCGCAAGCGTCTCTGTCGTTTTAGCTGCGGAGTTGGGGATTAAGTCATGGATTATCTTGGCAAATTGTTTCCTGGTATTCAGAAAAGCGCAGCACTGCTTGCCGCAGTGCTTTATACGCTTTCTCCTGTAGTGGCAGGAGCCCAGCAAGCAGCAAATACAGACCGCTCTTCTGTTGATCAGTCGAGAAACGGGCTTACGATTTACAATATCAACACGCCCAACTCCAAAGGGCTGTCGAACAACATTCACAGCAGCTTTAATATCCCCAATCAGGGCGCAATCGATAACAATTCGGCAACGATTGCCTATTCGCAGCTTGAAAAGGGTTATATCGAGGGTAACCCCAACCTTCGCGCCGGACAGGAAGCATCGACGATCCTTCACCAGATCATCGGTGGTTCCCGCTCTCAGATGAATGGTCTGCTTGAGGTTGCAGGCAAGAAAGCCCAGGTCGTTATCGTGAACGAAAATGGGATTACCTGTAATGGTTGCGGTTTCATCAACACGAGCAGGGCAACCCTTTCCACCGGGCAAGCAAATATCAATGCTTCTGGTGATCTGGCGGGTTTTGACGTTACGCGTGGCGATATTCTGATTAACGGAAATGGGCTGGATGCCATTAGCGGCAACCAGGCAAACGACCAGATTGACCTGATTGCCCGAACCATCGCCATTCGCGACGCTGCCAAAGTCAGGGCGAAACAACTTAACGTCATTGCGGGCAGCAATGCGGTTGATTACGCGTCTTTGAGCACCGGCGAGATTTCCGGAAGCGGTGCCGTTCCGGAAGTTGCCATAGACGTTGCCGCACTTGGCGGAATGTACGCTGATTATATTCACCTCATCGCGACGGATGACGGGGTTGGCGTGAATATGAATGGTGCTGTCGCGTCGGCGGGAAATCTTGCTC
The Thalassospira xiamenensis M-5 = DSM 17429 DNA segment above includes these coding regions:
- a CDS encoding ABC transporter permease; amino-acid sequence: MTKTSRTPLTEWRLLKLARPFIIIAALIATWQIVVSVTGAPKYMLPAPYEVWLTLIKRHDVLLDHARYTIAETVIGLFAGASLGALAALPMALFAPVRFWLMPILLVSQAIPFFALAPLLVLWLGFGLGSKIAMAALIIFFPVTVAFFDGLSRTEPGFLDLARTMGASRWRLLTHVRLPAALPSFASGFRVATAVAPIGAVIGEWVGSSHGLGYLMLHANARVQIDMVFACLLILCAFSITQYFLVDRALRAALPWQPDSLKPAK
- a CDS encoding ABC transporter ATP-binding protein: MRKTESVPKPATSPNSPVMPGNTTPFDVHLRGGRVAFNGDDIFHDLDLSLPANSITCLLGPSGVGKSTLLRYLAGLVDGEVGGDIACSDGKPLFGRVAYMAQQDLLLPWRSVRENVVLGAVLRNQRPDLARADALIAKVGLSDAVHLRPAELSGGMKQRAALARTLMEDRPVVLMDEPFSALDPLNRMRLQDLAARVLRGKTVLLVTHDPLEALRIGDRVHVLRGTPAVLSDAMLPAGSIPRDVTDPEILRHQAELLRQLGATAEELNRAEGTA
- a CDS encoding ShlB/FhaC/HecB family hemolysin secretion/activation protein; translated protein: MCGLLAFYADKSYAQQVPEAVQKSIEQEQIRQQQRDWDFNTQPQSRPDIRLDAPVPKSKDEGQPVGPCFPIETTEIEGLEGLDLVPDTFDRLNGECIRLNDLNDYLNEMNAFYADRGYITTRVYLPEQDLSTGILKILIIPGRVEGFDYEGGEPADSRIYSAFPLKEGDIVNLRDIEQALENFNSPRSQSGQFKLYPGAQQGTSIIRLSAANELPFGGNITFNNFGYKNTGRQKTGGSLYYDNLLNLNDTIQISASSTVKGLTSSDTYSRSTNGSYFVPFGNWSFNVGAGYSEYGFILPAINQNLPVYGRSHWVSTDIQRLIWRGENAKFYAVAGLETSRSRNFLDDFEVVVQRRFATKSKFGLSGRLNFENGYHDWSVNAIRGLDALGAEPPLDPDIDPEPLLFTASSALQASFAEGQVRLGHQINAQYSEDNLASSDKFAIGGGYFSIRGFREDSLSGRSGISTRNDLSYRIFQDNDASADVVWGLDAGYVELSKDDRETYDAPLLVGTSLGLRVNFLGAFNLDLVVARALRRPEAFTDSGIIKYAQASLSF